The genome window GCCCTATTATTGATAAAGAATCGCGTAATGATGTTGTATCTGATCAAGATGAAGTCGATGATCTTTTATCAAGTTTGGGCTTCTAAGAGGAGAGTAACTGCATGTTTGAAGTCGATGAAGATATTTTACAAGACTTTCTTGTAGAGGCAGGAGAAATCCTAGAGCTTTTATCTGAACAGTTAGTTGAACTGGAAAATAATCCAGAAGATACCGAGTTACTAAATGCCATATTTAGAGGCTTTCACACTGTAAAAGGTGGTGCAGGCTTTTTAGCTATGACAGAACTTGTTGATGCTTGTCATGGCGCTGAAAACGTATTTGATTTACTACGTCAAGGTGTGCGAACGGTCAATTCAGAGTTAATGGATGTTATTTTACAAGCGCTCGACACCATTAATGAAATGTTCGCGACTATCCAAAATAGGGATAAGCCAGAACCTGCAGATCCTGAATTACTTCATACTCTTCATATTTTAGGTCTACCACCAACAGAAGATGAGCTTAACGGTGTATCTTCGAACAATGAAGTTGAACAACCTCAAAGCGAAGTAGTTGATACGCCAATAGTTGATGACGAAGATCCGTTTGCGTTTGATGAACTATTTAGCGGAACGCCTTCGGTTAGCGATGCTGAAATTGATGAAATAACTGAAGACGAATTTGAAAACTTACTGGATGAACTACACGGTAAAGGACAAGGTCCTGCAATTGAAAAGCCGGTAATAAGTAGCAATGACTTTAATGGTGACATTACTGATGATGAATTTGATAGCTTATTAGATGAGTTACATGGAGTTGGCAGTTTTGGTGAGGTTGCGAGTAAAGCACCTGAACAAAGTAATGCAGTTAAAGCGTCTGTAGAACCAGCTAAGGCGGCGTCAAATATTGCTAATTCATCAGATGATGAAATTAGTGATGACGAGTTTGAAGCACTTCTTGATGAACTTCATGGCAAAGGTACTGCACCTAAATTAATAGAAAGCACTCCTGCTGTGAAACAGCCCAATATTCCAGCTAAACCAGCTGCAAAAGCGAGTGTGCCTGTAAAAAAACCAGAACCTGCAAAAGTACCCGTTTCTAAACCGGTAGAAAAACCGGTTGCTAAAGCAGCACCCGCAGCTTCTAAAAAATCAGCGCAGCCAGCAGCTGAAACTACCGTTCGCGTAGATACAAAACGACTAGACCAAATTATGAATATGGTTGGTGAGTTAGTACTTGTGCGAAATCGTTTGGTTAGTTTAGCGACTAACTCAGACAGTGAAGCGATGGGGAAAGCAATCTCTAACTTAGATGTAGTAACTGCTGATATTCAAGGCGCGGTTATGCAAACGCGAATGCAACCAATTAAAAAGGTATTTGGTCGTTTCCCTCGCGTAGTACGCGATTTAGCACGCAGCTTAAACAAAGATATTGACTTACAACTTGTAGGTGAAGAAACCGACTTAGATAAAAATTTAGTGGAAGCACTTGCCGATCCGCTTGTGCATTTAGTTCGAAACTCAGTTGACCACGGTATTGAAATGCCAGCTGTTCGTGAGGCTGCAGGTAAGCCTAGAACAGGTAATGTTACTTTATCAGCGTCTCAGGAAGGCGACCAT of Pseudoalteromonas arctica A 37-1-2 contains these proteins:
- a CDS encoding chemotaxis protein CheA; the protein is MFEVDEDILQDFLVEAGEILELLSEQLVELENNPEDTELLNAIFRGFHTVKGGAGFLAMTELVDACHGAENVFDLLRQGVRTVNSELMDVILQALDTINEMFATIQNRDKPEPADPELLHTLHILGLPPTEDELNGVSSNNEVEQPQSEVVDTPIVDDEDPFAFDELFSGTPSVSDAEIDEITEDEFENLLDELHGKGQGPAIEKPVISSNDFNGDITDDEFDSLLDELHGVGSFGEVASKAPEQSNAVKASVEPAKAASNIANSSDDEISDDEFEALLDELHGKGTAPKLIESTPAVKQPNIPAKPAAKASVPVKKPEPAKVPVSKPVEKPVAKAAPAASKKSAQPAAETTVRVDTKRLDQIMNMVGELVLVRNRLVSLATNSDSEAMGKAISNLDVVTADIQGAVMQTRMQPIKKVFGRFPRVVRDLARSLNKDIDLQLVGEETDLDKNLVEALADPLVHLVRNSVDHGIEMPAVREAAGKPRTGNVTLSASQEGDHILLTIKDDGAGMDAEKLKKIAISKGVLDHDQASRLSDTEAYNLIFAPGFSTKEEISDISGRGVGMDVVKTKITQLNGSVSIQSELGVGTILEIKVPLTLAILPTLMVIVGAQTFALPLAGVSEIFNLDLTKTNVVDGQLTIIVRKKAIPLFYLEHWLVKGSDRSQRKAKGHVVIVQIGTQQIGFVVDSLIGQEEVVIKPLDALLQGTPGMAGATITSDGGIALILDVPNMLKHYAG